From Phycisphaerae bacterium, one genomic window encodes:
- a CDS encoding DUF2203 domain-containing protein, with protein MDAFETVSLTDLLAGSSKKYFSLREANRSIILVRRIVADIVRDYQELCELHAACKAYDAAGDIHRAEQGRERYARITDHISELQEELEKIGCEIKDYRLGLVDFPALLDGRQVYLCWQIGEDRVSHWHEATTDDTQRRPISREFV; from the coding sequence ATGGATGCCTTTGAGACAGTCTCGCTTACCGACCTCCTGGCCGGCTCTAGCAAGAAATACTTTTCACTGCGAGAGGCCAACCGATCCATCATCCTCGTTCGACGGATTGTAGCCGACATCGTTCGTGATTATCAGGAACTCTGCGAACTACACGCGGCCTGCAAGGCTTATGACGCCGCCGGCGATATTCACCGCGCAGAACAAGGCCGTGAGAGATATGCTCGCATAACCGACCACATTTCCGAATTGCAGGAAGAGCTGGAGAAGATCGGTTGCGAGATCAAGGATTATCGGCTTGGGCTGGTCGATTTTCCGGCCCTTTTGGATGGGCGTCAGGTGTACCTTTGCTGGCAAATCGGTGAGGATCGGGTGTCGCATTGGCACGAGGCAACCACCGACGACACTCAGCGCCGACCAATCTCGCGAGAATTCGTCTGA
- a CDS encoding LysM peptidoglycan-binding domain-containing protein, which translates to MQLVTKVAIGVGVVVIGLGTYYAATRMGTGKSQEPEMARALQDDDPLAVGPSTSRRAADTPPRQGQRTPQTGVPSGVSGRKPRISEADTPPRGSATRPEQARPLVGDARPTTGSTTRPGGILQPPTTGPAIADRPPDTAPSIVTGPLTPPIESSMVASPIAPSPPAPKPTPTVESDLAKTKREHVIQPGDTFSGLAVKYFGHAKHADLIQNANPDRDPRKLRPGMKIVIPPNPDAVSGSAVAPSPAPSAVPSPTPSPLRTGAEPAKTPDLSLMLSARRLPSPEPAAAERAYTVKAGDSWESLAKRFMGTTNWTELFEHNKERLRGDRRNLRPGLVIELPEGANLSALNTTATRPASR; encoded by the coding sequence ATGCAACTGGTAACCAAGGTAGCCATTGGTGTTGGAGTCGTTGTGATCGGTCTGGGAACCTACTACGCGGCCACTCGGATGGGTACAGGCAAGTCGCAAGAACCGGAAATGGCTCGTGCTCTACAGGACGATGATCCGTTGGCTGTCGGCCCGTCCACTTCCCGCAGGGCGGCTGACACGCCCCCCCGGCAGGGGCAGCGGACGCCCCAAACCGGTGTCCCATCCGGCGTCAGTGGAAGGAAGCCCCGGATCTCAGAGGCGGACACCCCGCCGCGAGGCTCTGCAACCCGCCCCGAACAGGCACGTCCGCTTGTCGGTGATGCCCGGCCAACAACAGGTTCGACCACCCGCCCCGGGGGGATACTGCAGCCGCCGACGACCGGTCCGGCCATCGCCGATCGCCCGCCTGACACAGCACCCTCGATCGTGACGGGGCCGCTGACTCCACCAATCGAGTCGTCGATGGTAGCTTCGCCCATCGCGCCGAGTCCGCCCGCACCCAAACCCACGCCGACCGTGGAAAGCGACCTTGCCAAGACAAAAAGGGAACACGTGATCCAGCCAGGCGATACATTCAGCGGGCTGGCGGTCAAGTACTTTGGTCACGCAAAGCACGCAGACCTGATCCAGAATGCCAACCCGGACAGGGATCCGCGCAAACTTCGCCCAGGCATGAAGATCGTGATCCCGCCTAACCCAGACGCGGTCTCGGGTAGCGCCGTCGCACCGTCACCGGCACCCTCGGCCGTTCCCTCGCCGACGCCCTCCCCACTCCGTACCGGAGCCGAACCGGCGAAGACACCCGATCTGAGCCTGATGCTTTCCGCCAGACGCCTTCCATCACCCGAGCCTGCGGCGGCAGAACGAGCCTACACAGTCAAGGCAGGTGACAGTTGGGAGTCCCTTGCAAAGCGGTTCATGGGCACGACCAATTGGACTGAGCTTTTCGAGCACAACAAGGAACGTCTCAGAGGTGATCGACGCAACCTGCGACCCGGGCTGGTGATCGAGCTGCCAGAGGGCGCTAACCTGTCGGCGCTCAATACGACCGCAACTAGACCAGCCTCACGGTGA
- a CDS encoding VCBS repeat-containing protein: MRPNRTFLLALPLGAAFYGTAIAGAADLPRTRIKWEKVSLVDNLNEGIDVVDVNRDGKLDIISGPLWFEAPNWTPHPVRDVGINNKEFFENNGDHAIDLNGDGYPDVISASWFSDKVYWYENPGKEGLAEGRAWKQHFIVDGQNTCEGTLLQDIDGDKVPELILNHWTAEKPMTIIRVKLGRNGAAPQFEKVEIGKPQTGHGIGVGDINGDKRSDIVLPGGWFEQPSSDWAEKPWPFHKHNGFKMDHSSVPCLVVDVNGDGRNDIIYGKAHDYGLFWMEQGPAKDGEPTWAQHEIDKSFSQVHCLVWTDLDDDGRKEIITGKRYRAHGDGDPGAADPQCLMRFIWNDKTKSFDKDVISYGEKIGSGMQIRVADLDGDKKLDLAVAGKSGTYILFNRGPNK, encoded by the coding sequence ATGCGACCGAACCGCACCTTTCTTCTTGCGTTGCCACTTGGAGCCGCTTTCTACGGGACTGCCATCGCCGGAGCCGCTGACTTGCCCCGAACCAGGATCAAATGGGAGAAGGTCAGCCTCGTCGACAATCTCAACGAAGGGATCGACGTCGTTGACGTCAACCGCGACGGGAAGCTGGATATCATTTCCGGGCCGCTGTGGTTTGAGGCCCCGAACTGGACGCCGCACCCGGTCCGCGACGTCGGCATCAACAACAAGGAGTTCTTCGAGAACAACGGCGACCACGCCATCGATCTGAACGGCGACGGCTACCCGGACGTCATCTCCGCCTCATGGTTTTCGGACAAGGTTTACTGGTATGAGAACCCTGGCAAGGAAGGATTGGCTGAGGGCCGAGCGTGGAAACAGCACTTCATCGTTGACGGACAAAACACTTGTGAGGGCACGCTCCTTCAGGATATTGACGGCGACAAGGTCCCCGAACTGATTCTCAACCATTGGACCGCCGAGAAGCCCATGACTATCATCCGCGTGAAGCTGGGCAGGAACGGTGCTGCGCCGCAATTCGAGAAGGTGGAGATCGGTAAGCCGCAAACCGGTCACGGCATTGGCGTCGGGGACATCAACGGTGATAAGCGATCCGACATCGTCCTGCCCGGCGGCTGGTTCGAGCAGCCGTCAAGCGACTGGGCCGAGAAGCCATGGCCGTTCCACAAACACAACGGATTCAAAATGGATCATAGCAGCGTGCCTTGCCTGGTCGTGGATGTCAACGGCGACGGCAGGAACGACATCATTTACGGCAAAGCCCACGACTACGGCTTGTTCTGGATGGAGCAGGGGCCGGCGAAGGACGGAGAGCCCACTTGGGCGCAGCACGAGATCGACAAGAGCTTCTCGCAGGTTCATTGCCTGGTCTGGACCGATCTCGACGACGATGGCCGCAAGGAGATCATCACCGGAAAGAGGTATCGGGCTCACGGCGACGGCGACCCCGGCGCGGCCGATCCGCAGTGCCTGATGCGCTTCATCTGGAACGACAAAACCAAGTCCTTCGATAAAGACGTCATCAGCTACGGTGAGAAGATCGGTTCGGGCATGCAGATCCGGGTCGCGGACCTCGATGGGGACAAGAAGCTGGATCTGGCCGTGGCTGGCAAGAGCGGAACGTACATACTCTTCAATCGCGGGCCGAACAAGTAA
- a CDS encoding Gfo/Idh/MocA family oxidoreductase, with product MANDKKVRVAIIGLGFGAEFIPIYQKHPHAEMYAICQRNREKLDQIGDAFGVAKRYTSYEDVLNDPDVDAVHINTPIPDHAPMSIAGLKAKKHVACTVPAATSVSDCRKLVEAQKKARRNYMMMETVVYSREFLFVKELYETGVLGRIQFLRGSHQQEMAGWPGYWEGLPPMHYATHCVSPCLCLAGKLAESVVCHGSGRISPKLTRKYGSPFAVETATIKLKNSNLVCEVTRSLFETARQYRESFDVYCDKVSFESPQIEHEPAILHRGEQPERVTIPDYAHLLPESIRPFTTKGVYDLEQNVHLSFKQGSGHGGSHPHLAHEFITSIIERRPPMPDVKTSVNWTMAGICAHESAMKGGARVKIPQF from the coding sequence ATGGCAAACGACAAGAAGGTCCGGGTTGCGATCATTGGGCTGGGGTTTGGGGCGGAGTTCATCCCGATCTACCAGAAGCATCCGCACGCGGAGATGTACGCCATCTGCCAGCGGAACCGGGAGAAGCTCGATCAGATCGGTGACGCCTTCGGCGTTGCCAAGCGCTATACCAGCTACGAGGACGTGCTGAACGACCCCGACGTCGACGCCGTACATATCAACACGCCGATTCCCGACCACGCTCCGATGAGCATCGCCGGCCTCAAGGCGAAAAAGCACGTGGCGTGCACCGTTCCGGCCGCGACCTCGGTGTCGGACTGTCGCAAGCTGGTCGAGGCCCAGAAAAAAGCCCGCCGCAACTACATGATGATGGAGACCGTGGTCTACAGTCGCGAGTTTCTCTTCGTCAAGGAGCTTTACGAGACTGGTGTCCTTGGGCGTATCCAGTTCCTTCGCGGTTCGCATCAGCAGGAAATGGCCGGCTGGCCCGGCTATTGGGAAGGCCTGCCGCCGATGCACTACGCCACACACTGTGTGAGCCCGTGCCTGTGCCTGGCGGGCAAGCTGGCCGAGTCGGTGGTCTGCCACGGCTCGGGGCGGATCAGCCCGAAGCTCACGCGAAAGTACGGATCGCCCTTCGCCGTCGAGACCGCCACCATTAAGCTCAAGAACTCGAACCTGGTGTGCGAGGTAACCCGTAGCCTCTTTGAGACAGCCCGGCAGTACCGCGAGAGCTTCGACGTGTACTGCGACAAGGTATCGTTCGAATCACCCCAGATCGAGCACGAGCCGGCCATCCTGCACCGCGGCGAACAGCCTGAGCGGGTGACGATCCCGGACTACGCCCATCTGCTGCCCGAGTCGATCCGGCCGTTTACCACCAAGGGCGTCTACGACTTGGAGCAAAACGTGCACCTGTCTTTCAAGCAGGGCAGCGGCCACGGCGGCTCCCACCCGCATCTGGCCCACGAGTTCATCACGTCGATCATTGAGAGACGCCCGCCCATGCCCGACGTCAAGACCAGCGTCAACTGGACCATGGCCGGTATCTGCGCCCACGAATCGGCGATGAAGGGTGGCGCGCGGGTGAAGATCCCGCAGTTCTGA
- a CDS encoding zinc ribbon domain-containing protein: MQSGPAIPELILLLLIGSALIVGVIFIFRGIRGVPVLSDPRCTRCGYDLRWIKPDVNVVCPECGSDLTVRRAIRFAEYQRRPRSILVGLGLIVAVFVVPVGLRLVLMRSRVGPMTPASRASLPSSTLIANLATTASQPWDWQELERRLNAGQLSKRDTAVAIDQLIKHMQTKPSGWREPLHWCDRFVAAADKAGFISDEQLVRLGQAFYGAQPDVKARSRLRQGQPFTFELSYGTGWSLPGLKLVMALSRTRLEGAGELGVSDPFRDDRKPADPDDLSGGGPWSMIRGKVVSDISAGKHNLVFEVDTGLIDEFRPFKTDNSMKPGQAERWPKTRCRWNTTVTVPVEIVAPDRPAVDLVIDEKLNPMALGQLSATARLFARSETKSTLELTIHGQGLPISIASVVVVKLAGQEVWRGSFCVGPTGRFDYGGLGGEIARPAPHVTTLDVILTPSVELAEKATLYDRIWGQEILLENVPLQREDLEEGESALTS; the protein is encoded by the coding sequence ATGCAGAGCGGCCCGGCAATACCCGAACTGATCCTGCTGCTTCTGATCGGCAGCGCCCTGATCGTCGGGGTCATCTTCATCTTCCGCGGCATACGCGGTGTTCCCGTATTGAGCGATCCGAGGTGTACGCGGTGCGGGTACGACCTCCGATGGATCAAGCCGGACGTGAACGTCGTCTGTCCGGAATGCGGGTCGGACCTCACCGTCAGGCGGGCCATCCGATTTGCCGAGTACCAGCGCCGGCCGCGATCGATCCTGGTCGGGCTGGGGCTGATTGTCGCTGTCTTCGTCGTCCCTGTCGGCTTGCGACTTGTGCTGATGCGTTCACGTGTTGGCCCCATGACACCGGCCTCGCGTGCCTCTCTCCCGAGCAGCACGCTCATTGCCAACCTGGCAACCACCGCCAGCCAGCCGTGGGACTGGCAGGAACTCGAGCGGCGGTTGAACGCGGGCCAACTGTCGAAACGGGATACCGCGGTCGCCATCGACCAGTTGATCAAGCACATGCAGACGAAACCCAGCGGCTGGCGTGAGCCCTTGCACTGGTGTGACAGATTCGTCGCTGCCGCGGACAAAGCCGGCTTCATCTCAGATGAACAACTTGTGCGTCTGGGCCAAGCATTTTATGGGGCACAGCCGGATGTGAAAGCCCGCAGTCGCCTGCGGCAGGGGCAGCCATTCACGTTCGAGCTTAGCTACGGCACCGGCTGGAGTCTGCCTGGACTGAAGTTGGTCATGGCTTTGTCACGAACTCGACTTGAGGGAGCCGGAGAACTGGGGGTGTCTGACCCCTTTCGGGACGATCGCAAGCCGGCCGACCCCGACGATCTCAGCGGGGGCGGTCCCTGGTCCATGATTCGTGGCAAAGTCGTCAGTGATATCTCGGCGGGAAAGCACAATCTCGTCTTTGAAGTCGACACGGGGCTGATCGACGAGTTCAGGCCTTTCAAGACGGACAATAGCATGAAGCCCGGCCAGGCCGAACGATGGCCCAAGACCCGTTGCAGGTGGAACACAACGGTGACCGTTCCGGTCGAAATCGTTGCACCCGACCGCCCGGCCGTCGATCTGGTGATCGATGAGAAGCTGAATCCGATGGCGCTTGGCCAACTCTCGGCTACCGCCAGACTGTTCGCACGATCGGAAACGAAATCCACGCTGGAGCTGACAATCCATGGGCAGGGGCTCCCGATCTCAATCGCGTCGGTCGTCGTCGTAAAACTCGCCGGCCAGGAGGTCTGGCGAGGTAGCTTCTGCGTTGGCCCGACGGGCCGGTTTGACTATGGCGGTTTGGGAGGCGAGATAGCCCGGCCCGCGCCGCACGTCACAACACTCGACGTGATCCTGACTCCATCTGTTGAGCTGGCAGAGAAGGCGACACTCTATGACCGGATCTGGGGGCAAGAGATCCTTCTCGAGAACGTGCCGCTGCAACGCGAGGATCTGGAGGAGGGTGAGAGCGCCCTGACCTCTTAA